One window of Burkholderia vietnamiensis LMG 10929 genomic DNA carries:
- the pth gene encoding aminoacyl-tRNA hydrolase, with the protein MIKLIVGLGNPGAEYTATRHNAGFWLIDQLAREAGTTLRDERRFHGFYAKARLHGEEVHLLEPQTYMNRSGQSVVAVASFFKILPDQILVAHDELDLPPGTVKLKLGGGSGGHNGLKDISAHLSSQQYWRLRIGIGHPRDLIPEGARAGAKPDVANFVLKPPRREEQDVIDASIERALAVMPMIVKGELDRATMQLHRN; encoded by the coding sequence ATGATCAAACTGATCGTCGGCCTCGGCAATCCCGGGGCGGAATACACCGCGACGCGCCACAACGCCGGCTTCTGGCTGATCGACCAGCTCGCCCGCGAGGCCGGCACGACGCTGCGCGACGAGCGCCGCTTTCACGGCTTTTATGCGAAAGCGCGCCTGCACGGCGAGGAAGTGCATCTGCTCGAGCCGCAAACCTACATGAACCGTTCCGGCCAGTCGGTCGTCGCGGTCGCGAGTTTCTTCAAGATCCTGCCAGATCAGATCCTCGTCGCGCACGACGAGCTCGATCTGCCGCCCGGCACCGTGAAGCTGAAGCTCGGCGGCGGCAGCGGCGGCCACAACGGGCTGAAGGACATCTCCGCGCACCTGTCGTCGCAGCAGTACTGGCGGCTGCGCATCGGCATCGGCCATCCGCGCGATCTGATCCCGGAAGGCGCACGTGCCGGCGCGAAGCCCGACGTCGCGAACTTCGTGCTGAAGCCGCCGCGACGCGAGGAGCAGGACGTGATCGACGCATCGATCGAGCGCGCGCTCGCCGTGATGCCGATGATCGTCAAGGGCGAGCTCGACCGCGCGACGATGCAGCTGCATCGCAACTGA
- a CDS encoding ribose-phosphate pyrophosphokinase: protein MSSHSHDGLMVFTGNANPALAQEVVNILGIPLGKAMVSRFSDGEIQVEIQENVRGKDVFVLQSTCAPANDNLMELMIMVDALKRASAGRITAAIPYFGYARQDRRPRSARVAISAKIVANMLEIAGVERIITMDLHADQIQGFFDIPVDNIYATPILLGDLRKQNYSDLLVVSPDVGGVVRARALAKQLNCDLAIIDKRRPKANVAEVMNIIGEVEGRTCVIMDDMVDTAGTLCKAAQVLKDRGAKQVFAYATHPVLSGGAAERIAASALDELVVTDTIPLSAESLACSKIRSLTSASLLAETFSRIRRGDSVMSLFAES, encoded by the coding sequence ATGAGCAGCCACAGCCATGATGGCTTGATGGTCTTTACTGGCAACGCGAACCCCGCGCTCGCCCAGGAAGTCGTCAATATCCTTGGTATTCCCCTCGGCAAAGCAATGGTCAGCCGGTTCTCCGACGGCGAGATCCAGGTCGAGATCCAGGAAAACGTGCGCGGCAAGGACGTCTTCGTCCTGCAATCCACGTGCGCGCCGGCCAACGACAATCTGATGGAACTGATGATCATGGTCGACGCGCTCAAGCGTGCGTCCGCCGGCCGGATCACCGCTGCCATCCCCTACTTCGGCTACGCCCGCCAGGATCGCCGCCCGCGTTCCGCGCGCGTCGCGATCTCGGCGAAGATCGTCGCGAACATGCTGGAAATCGCCGGCGTCGAGCGGATCATCACGATGGATCTGCACGCCGACCAGATTCAGGGCTTCTTCGACATTCCGGTCGACAATATCTACGCAACGCCGATCCTGCTGGGCGATCTGCGCAAGCAGAACTACTCGGATCTGCTCGTCGTGTCGCCGGATGTCGGCGGCGTGGTGCGCGCCCGCGCGCTCGCGAAGCAGCTGAACTGCGATCTCGCGATCATCGACAAGCGTCGTCCGAAGGCGAACGTCGCCGAAGTGATGAACATCATCGGTGAAGTCGAAGGCCGCACCTGCGTGATCATGGACGACATGGTCGATACGGCCGGCACGCTCTGCAAGGCCGCGCAAGTGCTGAAGGATCGCGGCGCGAAGCAGGTGTTCGCCTACGCGACGCACCCGGTGCTGTCGGGCGGCGCCGCCGAGCGCATCGCCGCATCGGCACTCGACGAGTTGGTCGTCACCGATACGATCCCGCTGTCGGCAGAATCGCTGGCCTGCTCGAAGATTCGCTCGCTGACGAGCGCGAGCCTGCTGGCCGAAACGTTCTCGCGGATTCGCCGCGGCGACTCGGTGATGTCGCTGTTCGCGGAATCCTGA
- a CDS encoding 50S ribosomal protein L25/general stress protein Ctc yields MKVVAFERQQQGTGASRRLRNAGKTTGIVYGGEAAPQKIELDHNALWHALKKEAFHASILDLEIAGQSQQVLLRDVQYHPFKQLVLHVDFQRVDAKKKLHTKVPLHFLNAEVSPAVKLSSAIVSHVTTEIEVECLPSALPEFLEVDLSKIEAGQSLHAKDIALPNGVALVAHVDAENPVVASATVPAGAVSDAAEGETPAA; encoded by the coding sequence ATGAAAGTCGTCGCTTTCGAGCGCCAACAGCAAGGTACGGGTGCGAGCCGCCGCCTGCGCAACGCCGGTAAGACCACGGGCATCGTCTACGGTGGCGAAGCTGCCCCGCAAAAGATCGAACTGGATCACAACGCGCTGTGGCACGCACTGAAGAAGGAAGCTTTCCACGCGTCGATCCTCGACCTGGAAATCGCTGGCCAGTCGCAACAGGTTCTGCTGCGCGACGTGCAATACCACCCGTTCAAGCAACTGGTGCTGCACGTTGACTTCCAGCGCGTCGATGCGAAGAAGAAGCTGCACACGAAGGTGCCGCTGCACTTCCTGAACGCCGAAGTCAGCCCGGCAGTGAAGCTGTCGAGCGCAATCGTCTCGCACGTCACGACGGAAATCGAAGTCGAGTGCCTGCCGTCGGCTCTGCCGGAATTCCTCGAAGTCGATCTGTCGAAGATCGAAGCAGGTCAGTCGCTGCACGCGAAGGACATCGCACTGCCGAACGGCGTCGCGCTGGTCGCGCACGTCGACGCGGAAAACCCGGTTGTCGCCTCGGCGACGGTCCCGGCTGGTGCCGTGTCGGACGCAGCAGAAGGCGAAACGCCGGCTGCCTAA
- the hisC gene encoding histidinol-phosphate transaminase, which yields MSRYWSDVVQQLVPYVPGEQPALAHPVKLNTNENPYPPSPRVVAAIARELGDTGDTLRRYPDPLARALRETVAAHHRIKPEQVFVGNGSDEVLAHAFHALLKHDRPLRFPDISYSFYPTYARLYGVQTAIVPLADDFSIRVDDYLDDAGGVLFPNPNAPTGRALPLADIERIAAANPSSVVLIDEAYVDFGAQSAITLIDRHPNLLVVHTTSKARSLAGMRVGFAFGHVDLIDALNRVKDSFNSYPLDRLAQVAAQAAYEDTDYFAATCRRVIDSRTRLTHALEALGFDVVPSAANFVFARHPAHDAGTLAATLKDREIFVRHFRAPRIDQHLRITVGTDAECDALVAALREMIG from the coding sequence GTGAGCCGTTACTGGAGCGACGTCGTTCAGCAACTCGTGCCTTACGTGCCGGGCGAACAGCCCGCACTCGCACACCCCGTCAAGCTGAACACCAACGAGAATCCCTATCCGCCGTCGCCGCGCGTCGTCGCGGCGATCGCCCGCGAACTCGGCGACACCGGCGACACGCTGCGCCGCTATCCCGATCCGCTCGCGCGTGCGCTGCGCGAGACGGTCGCGGCCCATCACCGCATCAAGCCCGAACAGGTTTTCGTCGGCAACGGCTCGGACGAAGTGCTCGCGCACGCGTTCCACGCGCTGCTCAAGCACGACCGGCCGCTGCGCTTCCCGGACATCTCGTACAGCTTCTACCCGACCTACGCGCGGCTGTACGGCGTGCAGACGGCCATCGTGCCGCTCGCGGACGATTTCTCGATCCGCGTCGACGACTATCTCGACGACGCCGGCGGCGTGCTGTTTCCGAACCCGAACGCGCCGACCGGGCGCGCGCTGCCGCTCGCGGACATCGAACGAATCGCGGCGGCGAACCCGTCGTCGGTCGTGCTGATCGACGAGGCCTATGTCGATTTCGGCGCGCAATCGGCGATCACGCTGATCGATCGCCATCCGAACCTGCTGGTCGTGCACACGACGTCGAAGGCGCGCTCGCTGGCGGGCATGCGCGTCGGCTTCGCGTTCGGCCATGTCGATCTGATCGATGCGCTGAACCGCGTGAAGGACAGCTTCAACTCGTATCCGCTCGACCGGCTCGCGCAGGTCGCCGCGCAGGCCGCATACGAGGACACCGACTATTTCGCCGCGACCTGCCGTCGCGTGATCGACAGCCGGACGCGGCTCACGCACGCGCTCGAGGCGCTCGGTTTCGACGTCGTGCCGTCGGCCGCGAACTTCGTGTTCGCGCGCCATCCGGCGCACGATGCGGGCACGCTCGCGGCCACGCTGAAGGATCGGGAGATTTTCGTGCGGCATTTCCGCGCGCCGCGCATCGACCAGCATCTGCGCATCACGGTCGGCACCGATGCCGAATGCGACGCGCTCGTCGCGGCCTTGCGTGAAATGATCGGCTGA
- a CDS encoding YfhL family 4Fe-4S dicluster ferredoxin, which produces MALMITDECINCDVCEPECPNGAISMGPDIYVIDPGKCTECVGHFDEPQCQQVCPVECIPRDPQHEESHAQLMEKYHALIAAKGDGAQ; this is translated from the coding sequence ATGGCTTTGATGATTACCGACGAGTGCATCAATTGCGACGTGTGCGAGCCCGAGTGCCCGAACGGCGCGATTTCGATGGGCCCGGACATTTACGTGATCGATCCCGGCAAGTGCACCGAATGCGTCGGCCATTTCGACGAACCGCAGTGCCAGCAGGTGTGTCCGGTCGAATGCATTCCGCGCGATCCGCAGCATGAGGAATCGCACGCGCAGTTGATGGAGAAGTATCACGCGTTGATCGCCGCGAAGGGCGACGGCGCGCAGTGA